A genome region from Ahaetulla prasina isolate Xishuangbanna chromosome 8, ASM2864084v1, whole genome shotgun sequence includes the following:
- the CCKAR gene encoding cholecystokinin receptor type A yields MDIFNDSLIELSANISALLCELDLENYTIFCLNHSPRTFKELDQTVRIFLYSFIFLLSVLGNTLVITVLIRNKRIRTVTNLFLLSLAISDLMLCFFCMPFTLIPNLLQDFIFGSPLCKITSYFMGVSVSVSTFSLVAISLERYSAICKPLQSRVWQTKSHALKVIAATWCLSFVIMTPYPIYSTLVPSALPNSTVSKCRINWPSTVIEQSWYIFQLLILFLIPGIVMMIAYGLISLELYRGIKFDASNRKSSRERKASESSRGRYDDGDGCYLKKNKKQQQQQIPLRQLSSISSCSNNQKIDRPRSSSSSANLMAKKLVIRMLIVIVILFFICWTPIFSVNTWRAFDSTSAQLLLSGAPISFIHLLSYTSACVNPIVYCFMNKRFRLGFLATFTCCAKPRLPAARAEMGEDEEGKTTRASLSRYSYTHMNMAAPP; encoded by the exons AATTGGACCAGACGGTACGGATCTTCCtctattcctttatttttttactcAGCGTCCTGGGGAATACCTTGGTGATCACGGTGCTGATCAGAAACAAAAGGATAAGGACAGTCACCAACTTATTCCTGCTGTCGCTGGCCATCAGCGACCTCATGCTCTGCTTCTTCTGCATGCCTTTCACCTTGATCCCCAACCTCCTACAGGATTTCATTTTTGGGAGCCCCCTCTGCAAAATTACCAGCTATTTCATGG GTGTCTCAGTGAGCGTATCAACTTTTAGCCTGGTGGCCATCTCTCTTGAGAGGTATAGTGCCATATGCAAACCCCTACAGTCCCGTGTCTGGCAGACCAAATCCCACGCCTTGAAGGTAATTGCGGCCACATGGTGCCTGTCTTTCGTCATCATGACGCCATACCCAATTTACAGCACGCTAGTGCCGTCAGCGCTTCCTAACAGCACCGTATCCAAGTGTCGTATTAATTGGCCAAGCACAGTGATCGAGCAATCCTG GTATATTTTCCAACTCCTCATCCTTTTCCTTATCCCGGGGATCGTAATGATGATAGCGTATGGATTAATCTCCCTGGAGCTCTATAGAGGGATAAAATTTGATGCAAGCAACAGAAAATCTTCTCGAG AAAGGAAAGCTAGTGAGAGCAGCAGAGGCAGGTACGACGATGGGGATGGTTGCTAtttgaagaagaacaagaagcagcagcagcagcagatccCCCTTCGTCAACTTTCGTCCATCAGCTCCTGCAGCAACAACCAGAAGATTGACCGTCCGAGGAGCAGCTCTTCCTCAGCTAACCTGATGGCCAAGAAGCTAGTGATCCGGATGCTGATCGTGATTGTGATCTTATTCTTCATCTGTTGGACGCCCATCTTCAGCGTCAACACCTGGAGGGCCTTTGATTCCACTTCTGCTCAGCTCCTCCTCTCGGGAGCTCCCATCTCGTTCATCCATTTGCTCTCCTACACCTCCGCCTGCGTGAATCCCATCGTCTATTGCTTCATGAATAAGCGTTTCCGCCTGGGTTTTCTCGCCACCTTCACTTGCTGCGCCAAGCCACGCCTCCCAGCGGCCCGAGCGGAGATGGGAGAGGACGAGGAAGGAAAGACAACCAGAGCATCCCTTTCCAGATATTCTTACACCCACATGAACATGGCTGCCCCTCCATGA